GCCGTGTGCAGCGGTACCTATAAATGGGTCTACATATTGGGTATAGCGTATTTCTTCGACTGTTTCATTAGCCGTCTGCTCTACTGGTTTGCTACATGCGGTTACTACAAGTATGACCAGGGACAGCCATATCCATAATTTGCTTTTCCTTTTAAATATTTTCAATTTGCTGTTTAGCATACGGAAAGGTTTTGATGTTTGGATTCAATATTTTTCAAGTCGTGCCATATCAGTGCGGCGGCTCCAAGTATGGCAGCATTTTGTTCACTTATGGCTGACGGAAGGATTTTCACCCTGTCTTTATACAGGTTTAACATAAATTTTTCGGTATAGTGGCGTACAGGATCAAAGAGGATGTCGCCGGCATTAGCAAGGCCGCCGAAAAGGAATATGGTTTCCGGGCTGGTGTGTGCCACGAGGTCGGCCAGTTTCAGTCCGAGTATTTCTGCAGTATAATCAAAGGCATGCAAAGCTATGGCATCACCTACCTGTGCCTTTTGGGCTATCAGCGCTGAAGTCATATCTTCAAAGCTCACTTTTCTCAGGGCCGACTTTGCCACGGATCTCCCCAGCAGCTCCTGAACCGTACGCACCAAACCAGGAGCAGAAACGTAGGTTTCCAGGCATCCCTGTCTTCCACATCCGCATTCACGGCCATTGACATCTACAATGGTATGGCCTACTTCTCCGGCAAAGCCATCATAGCCATATAGCAATTCACCATTGACCACAAACCCGCTGCCTAAGCCGGTACCCAAAGTGATCACGACAAAATCTTTTAGCCCTTTTGCTCCTCCAAAGAGCATCTCTCCAAGTGCTGCTGCATTGGCATCGTTGGTCAGTATTATGGGAGCATCATAATATTGCTTAAAGGCTTCTACAAACGTCAAAATACCTCGCCAGCGCAAGTTAGGCGCATCATCTATAGTGCCTTTATAATAATTGCCGTTGGGCGCTCCTACTCCTATCCCAACTATTTTATATCCATTGTCCTTTGCATTCAGCTCTGCCAAACAGCTTTCAAGGCCTGCATGCAGCTCTTCGAGGTACTCCTCAAAGCTTTCCTGGCTCGTACTGCTGATCTGGCCTGAACTCAATACATTGCCTTCCCGGTCAGTAAGGCCAAACTTGGTACCGGTACCTCCTATATCTATTCCTGCTACTAATTCTTTCATGATCCTTTTTTAGTTACCTGATGCCCTTTGGCTCCGTAAAAAATTAAATAGACCATACCCAGCAATGGTATGATGAATGACAACTGTACGCCATGTGACTGGATCACAAAGCTTTGTACTCCCGGAAGAATGGCTCCTCCAACAATAGCCATAATGAGCAAGGATGAGCCCTGGCTGGTAAATTTTCCAAGTCCTTTGATGGCCAGTGAAAATATGTTTGACCAGCCTATGGAGAAAAACAATCCTGTACCGATGATGCTCCAGAAGGCTATTTTTCCAGAGGTGGTTATAGCTAAGAGTAGCAGTAGTGCATTAATAGAACTGAATACTACCAATGCCTTTGCGGGATTGTTAAAAGTGATGGTAAAAGCCAGGAAGTTTATGGCTATTAATACCAGGTAAAGTAAAATATAGCTGAAATCCAGTGGTAAAAACACAAAGCCTCCACCTTCATATTTAATGCCCGTAACCACGTAAATAAGGAAGAACACTCCAAAAGCAGTCACCAGCATTCTGATCAGTTTCTGATAACGCGATATTTCTGCATTGAGTGAGGTGCTGGCAATCAGGCGGCCAAGCATAAGTCCGCCCCAAAAGTAGGACAGGAAATAGCTGGCATCAGCTTCGCCCAGCGCTCCGATATGATCTTCTTTTAAAAACTCGACAATCCAGCTACCCACGGCCACCTCTGAGCCTACGTAAAACGCAATGGCAATTATTCCCAAAGCCAGGTGCTTGTTTTTCAATACTCCCAGTCCGGGTTCTATGGTATCTTCATTTTTAAAGGCGGGCATTTTACTCATAAAGGTGAGCACACTAAAGCCTATGAACACCAGCCCGTAGACCAGGTAGGTGTTGGCCACGGAATTGACGGTAAGCTCACCGGAAGAAAATACCTGATAAATTAAAATAGTACCTACAATCGGCCCTACGGTAGTTCCCAGGGAATTCAATCCCTGGGCCAGGTTGAGCCTGCTTGAGGCGCTTTCAGGTTTTCCCAGAATAGTCGCATACGGATTGGCACATATTTGCAGACAGGTGACACCAGAAGCGAGCACAAAAAGGGCGGTGAGGAAGGCTGTATAAGAATGAAGCAAGGCAGCAGGGTAGAATGCAATACATCCCACTCCGCAGATCAGCAGGCTTATGGCCATACCATTTTTATAACCGATCCTGTTGATCGGATCACGGCCTTTTGAAGAGGAAATGATGAAATAAATGAGTGAAACAATAAAAAATGCCCCAAAGAACGCGAACTGTACCAGCGCACGTTGCGGGGCGGTGAGGTCGAATATACCTTTGAAGGTATTGATGAGTATATCGTTCATTACGGTAATGAACCCCCACATAAAAAACAAAAAAGTGACTGTAACAAAAGGCCCGGTATAGCTTTTTGTCTCCATATCAGTTTTTACACTGACATTCTGCGATACGTTATCCATTCCTTGTCGAAGTGTTTTGAAAATTCAGAAAAGTGCTGTTCTCTTCTAAAAGTAGGTATTTGTTGTCATTAAATGTTAAAAAATCATCAACACGGACATCGGGCTACTTCTGAGAAGCCAACCCAATGCCCATGCAGAATCAACCTTATTTTGCCCACCAAAGCTCAATATCCTGCTGATCAGGCCCTTGCCTTGTCAATGCATCCTGCAGGTTAGCGCCATTGGTGTTCTTTTCATTGCTTCCGTATCGCATTCTTTGAGGGTAAACACCATTGATCTCTCCGAAACCATAGATATCCGGATCATCAACACCATCAGCTACGTCCGTAGGATAACCCGACTTACGTACCACTGACCAGGCCTCAAAGCCATCGGTGTAGCTTGCTATCCATCTTTGAATACTGACCTGCTCAAGCATCTCATCGTTAGTACCGGCTAGTGTGGCTGGAGCAGTTCCTAAAAAGGTGGTTATATCCTCTTCTTCCACATCCCATAGGAGCATAGCCTGTCTGATACCTTCCTGATAAAGTGTGTTGGCATCACCACCAAACCCTTTCAGTGCAGCCTCTGCCCTTAGGAAATAAGCTTCGGCTGCGGTCAGTATAAGCTCAGGGAAGATCTCACCGCTATTTTTGGCCCTGGTGATGATCTCAGCAGGTTTTGAGAAGAAATTATAGTTTGCGAAATAGTAGCTGGTAAGATTTAGCCTTGAAGGCTGTCCGATATAGTGTGTGTTTTCAGGCATAGTTATTTCCACTTTGTCTTCACCTTCCACTACTACGTCGGCAGTGCTGTAAACCACTCCGGCATCGTCCAGGTTAGACAGCATGAGATCCAAAGCTTTCTGCTCAGCAGCATCAGCCGGTTTAGGTAAGATTAAAGTACCTCCTTCGGCAGGTGTAGCATACTTCTCCAACCTGGGGTCTGCATTGTCCCTGAGCATATCGATAAGCGTTTTGCTCACAGTCCAGTTTGAACCCAGACCAAAGTTGTGCCATACATCTCCATAGGCGGCACTACCCCATTGTGAAATCACCTGGTCCTTGATCAACAAAGCACTTTCTTCCTGAGTTTCGATCAGGGGACTTGCAAGCGCCTCGGTGATGGCGGTACTGGCAAAATCAGCACCAGAAGCACCATAGGCCCTGAGTCCCATTCTTAATTTCAGAGTATTAGCCAGCTTCTTCCACTTTTGCAGATCACCACCGTAGTACAAGTCGTTTGGACCTAAATCTTCCAGGGCTTCCCCTGTAGCCGTAGCATCGCCAATGGTAGCCATTGCTTGGTTCAGTTCAGCAATCACACCCTGATAGATATCTTTCTGGGTGTCGAATTTTGGGCTCAACACATCAGGATTTCCGGCCTCAGAATAAGGCACTTCCCCGAAAATATCAGTAAACTTCTGGTAGTACAACCCCTTAAGAATAAGCCCGACAGCATGCATTTTATCATTTTCAAATTCACCACCTGCTGCTGTCAGATCCAGATATGTATCAATACCTCTGAGATAGCCTGCCTGCCAGTCCCAGGTCGCATCGGTATAAGCCCCATCATAGGAGTACCCAAGTTCATCCGTCCACCATGATCCGTCGAAACCAAAACAGAAGTGCCCTGCATACCGATCGCCATGGACAAGAGGCCCTCTCCAATATGGATAACGATCTGGTGCAAAAAGCTTAAACTGAGGATTGGTTAAAAAGTATCGGCCACTGGCCTGATCAGCAGTTACTGCACCCGGCTTCTTGTTCATATCATCAAAATCTGACGTACATGATGCCAGCACGATGAGCCCTAGTGTTAATGCTTTATTATATATAGCTTTCATTACGATTTACTTTTATATTAAAAATCAATTGTTACGCTGAAGCCATAGCTTCTGGTAGTAGGCAGATTGTAGAACAGCACGCCCTGGCCAAACGAGGTGGTACTGTAACTTGACTCAGGGTCGAAGTTGTCAATCT
This region of Fulvivirga ulvae genomic DNA includes:
- a CDS encoding sugar MFS transporter, whose translation is MDNVSQNVSVKTDMETKSYTGPFVTVTFLFFMWGFITVMNDILINTFKGIFDLTAPQRALVQFAFFGAFFIVSLIYFIISSSKGRDPINRIGYKNGMAISLLICGVGCIAFYPAALLHSYTAFLTALFVLASGVTCLQICANPYATILGKPESASSRLNLAQGLNSLGTTVGPIVGTILIYQVFSSGELTVNSVANTYLVYGLVFIGFSVLTFMSKMPAFKNEDTIEPGLGVLKNKHLALGIIAIAFYVGSEVAVGSWIVEFLKEDHIGALGEADASYFLSYFWGGLMLGRLIASTSLNAEISRYQKLIRMLVTAFGVFFLIYVVTGIKYEGGGFVFLPLDFSYILLYLVLIAINFLAFTITFNNPAKALVVFSSINALLLLLAITTSGKIAFWSIIGTGLFFSIGWSNIFSLAIKGLGKFTSQGSSLLIMAIVGGAILPGVQSFVIQSHGVQLSFIIPLLGMVYLIFYGAKGHQVTKKGS
- a CDS encoding SusD/RagB family nutrient-binding outer membrane lipoprotein, which produces MKAIYNKALTLGLIVLASCTSDFDDMNKKPGAVTADQASGRYFLTNPQFKLFAPDRYPYWRGPLVHGDRYAGHFCFGFDGSWWTDELGYSYDGAYTDATWDWQAGYLRGIDTYLDLTAAGGEFENDKMHAVGLILKGLYYQKFTDIFGEVPYSEAGNPDVLSPKFDTQKDIYQGVIAELNQAMATIGDATATGEALEDLGPNDLYYGGDLQKWKKLANTLKLRMGLRAYGASGADFASTAITEALASPLIETQEESALLIKDQVISQWGSAAYGDVWHNFGLGSNWTVSKTLIDMLRDNADPRLEKYATPAEGGTLILPKPADAAEQKALDLMLSNLDDAGVVYSTADVVVEGEDKVEITMPENTHYIGQPSRLNLTSYYFANYNFFSKPAEIITRAKNSGEIFPELILTAAEAYFLRAEAALKGFGGDANTLYQEGIRQAMLLWDVEEEDITTFLGTAPATLAGTNDEMLEQVSIQRWIASYTDGFEAWSVVRKSGYPTDVADGVDDPDIYGFGEINGVYPQRMRYGSNEKNTNGANLQDALTRQGPDQQDIELWWAK
- a CDS encoding ROK family protein, coding for MKELVAGIDIGGTGTKFGLTDREGNVLSSGQISSTSQESFEEYLEELHAGLESCLAELNAKDNGYKIVGIGVGAPNGNYYKGTIDDAPNLRWRGILTFVEAFKQYYDAPIILTNDANAAALGEMLFGGAKGLKDFVVITLGTGLGSGFVVNGELLYGYDGFAGEVGHTIVDVNGRECGCGRQGCLETYVSAPGLVRTVQELLGRSVAKSALRKVSFEDMTSALIAQKAQVGDAIALHAFDYTAEILGLKLADLVAHTSPETIFLFGGLANAGDILFDPVRHYTEKFMLNLYKDRVKILPSAISEQNAAILGAAALIWHDLKNIESKHQNLSVC